The DNA window AACCCGCGGAATGGAGCCTTCATCTCGGCTTCGTGCCCGTCGGCGGATACCGCAATCTCAATAATCCCCTGGTAAACAGGACCCCTGTCTTCGACCCACATGATGGTACTGTGACCGTCCGGCAGGGTGATTTCTCCCAAATTGCCTTGTGGCGTATCCCACCACACCCACTGCGTGTACCAGTCGTACGTGCCCGCCTTCACAATGATGAAGCCGTTGGATTGGTCGTCCTGGGCCTGGAGATATTCCGTTTCGTCGAGGCAGCCGTGGTTGAGGTAGTGGCCGGTATTGAAGGCCGCATCGTAAAACTCGACTTCCATGTTCATGTCGTAGCCGCTCGACGTCGGATAATACCCGCCTTCGTTCAGCCAATAGCCGGTCGTGTCATTCTGATCGACGTCCAGCGTGACAATCACATAGTACCTTCCGGCCGTCCCCTCTGTGTGCGACTGCGTGCGGCCGATGATCCCGCGCGATTTGAAGTAGGCGTATACGTTGTCTTCGTCGTGCGTGACCTTAAACTCGATCAAGTCGACATCTTCGTGATCGACGTAGGCAGGCGTGTCACTGGGCAACGTGTGATCCGTGTCATGTTGATCGTCTTGAGGATCCGTATGCACCGGGACATACTGCCAATCCGCGAAATCGCCATCCAGCACGATCCGGGAAACCGGAGCTGCCGAAGCATACGCAGCCAAGATCGTTCCCACCACAAAAAGCCTACAACTCCATGACCGCATATGTGCACCTCCTGCGCCCCCCGGCGCACCTTACTGTTCGTTCGGTTATCCTACGTTATGAACGGCCGTCAATGAAACCACGCGTGACAAAAGCCGAGCACACTTCATATTCAGTCGGCGAAAATGCTGGAGAAGCGCGGGCTACTACAGAAACAAGCTCCCGGATGGCCTCACCTCAAATGGGGCCATCCGGGAAGTGATGCAGAATTCGTGTGATTCAGCGAAACGGAATCACTCGTTCCGTGCGCATCCTCGACTAGAAATCGGACATATCGTTGTCATCAAGGGGAATGACTTCTTCCGGATTATGGACATTTCCATTGCTGCCTACTGCCGCGACCAGCTTCCGGGGCTCGCGCCGCTCGCTAAAACTCGAGACCGGAGGATGCGTCAATGCGCGCCGCGCCGGCGGCGTCTGCGGGTGCTTCTTCGATGGCGCCGAACCGCGAGAATGCTTGGTCCCGTTTTGGCTTGTGCCCACGATCTTCGCCAAGTCGCCCACGATGTCCACCAGATTGGCGGCCTGCGCCGAAAGTTCTTCGCTCGCCGCCGCGGCCTCCTCCGAGTTCGCCGCGTTGGCCTGCGTGACCTTGTCCATCTGGGCCACCGCCGTGTTGATCTGGTCGATACCCTGCGTCTGTTCGGTGCTGGCTGCCGACACCTCGTTGATGAGCTGCTCCACCTTCTGTGCATGCCCAACGATCACGCCTAGAATCTCGGCGACTTCGCCCGAAACCGTGACGCCGTGTTCCGCGTTCTTCTGGGCTTCTTCCACAAGCGATGCCGTATTACGCGCCGCTTCCGCGCACCGTTGCGCCAAATTGCGGACTTCTTCGGCCACGACCGCGAACCCTTTCCCGGCCTCTCCGGCGCGCGCCGCCTCCACCGCGGCGTTCAACGCCAGCAAGTTCGTCTGAAATGCAATCTCATCGATCGTCTTCAAAATCTTGGCTGTCGCCTCCGACGATACCCTGATTTGCTGAATGGCTGAGTTCATCCGTGTGGTCGCTTCGCTGCCCCGTTCGGCGCCATTACGCGATTGCTGGCTCATCGTTCGGGCCTGGTTCGAACTGTCGGCGTTCTGCCGGGTCATTGAAGCCATTTCTTCCAGGGACGCGGACGTCTCTTCCAGGCTCGAAGCTTGTTCGCTCGCGCCGTGCGCCATCTGCTGACTGGATTGGGCAACTTGGTTTGCCGCTGAAGACACTTGGTCTGCGCCTGAAGTCAGTGAATCTATGATCCGATTGATGGGCTTGGTGATGCTTCGAGTAATGATGATACCTAGGACTACTGCCATAACCAGACCCACTGCCAGGCACGTCACCATGACCAGTTGACCGCGGTAAGCCGACTCCTCTGCGTCATCAACACTCGTGTCGACTTCCGTCTCGCTCTCATCCAGCAAAGCAGTCAGAGCTTTGGTGAGGTCTGCGCCCTTTACCGTCATACTGGTCGCAGCAAAATCGCTAATCGCCAGAAGGTTGTCGAGCACCTTCTTTGACTCCGCCTTTATCGCGCCCAACCCGTCAGGACCTACGACCTTCTCCGCTGCGGGCATCATTTCCTCGCGAACGATACGCACAGCTTCTTCGCTGGTACCAGCTTGAACGGCCTCCTTGACACGTTTCACACATCCATGAAATTGCGCATGATCAGGTTTGCATTTCTCGATCAGTCCGAGTACGGCTTGATTCGTCGTTCCAGGATTGGCCGCCCACTTCCCGAAAGCACACGCCGTAGGATCGTCTCCGCCCTCGAATACCGCACCTCCGCCCGCAAGCGTTTGGGTCCTGAACAATAGAGCGAAATGGTCCCCTCGAAATCCCTCGAGTTGACCGGTCAACGCATCAGGATTCAGAATATCTTGCTTGTCGAAAGCGTCGAGCATACCCACATACTTCTCCCGATCCTTGTCCCATGGATCGAAAGATGTCTTGAATTCCTGCCACAGCCTTTCTTCCTCGGCTGAGCGCGCCAGCTTCTCATATTTATCCCACGCCTCGTGCACTGCCACCAAGGCTTTATCGCGGGATTCCACTGCCGCTTTGCGCCTTTCCTTCGATATATGAACGCTCATCAACGTTCGGTTGGCCGTCCGCTGCGTTTCCATCTTGTTCGAAATCGTTAATAGCAGACGCACGCTCGGAAGGCTCGTGTCGCCGATCATGCCGAGCGAATCGCTCAGCCGCCTCGTGTTGTACACACCGACTCCGCCAATCAACGCCGCCACCCCGGCCACACCCAGGAATGACACCATCAGCTTTGTACCCAACTTCATAGCCTGACTCCTTCTGTTGCCACCGTGCTGCCGTACATTTCCAGAGTCGGCGTGTGCAGTACACCTGCAACTGAAGAAGTGCGCTCCCTAGCACTATGACGCCGTACCAGAAATCGGCTCTCTGTCCTCGAATCCCGTCCAATCACACGCGCAATTCAGCGACACAGCAGTAGGCTGCTCGCTTCCAGGTCTTCGGCGGGCACGCGCCGAAGCCACGGATCTCACGTGACTTGCAGGAACTCGATTTCCCCCCGTGGGCGATTTCCATGCCGGAGTCTAGACACTTCGTGCAGATCCAATTCTCCTGGGCATTTTCGTCAAAATGCCTCTGCGGTCCTTGGCTTCCCCCATTCACCCCATGCGCCTCAGACAAAGGTGGAATCTGCAGTAGCTTGGCGGTTTACTGGTCCGAGTCAGAACTCTTCGTCACCATGTCGTCCTAAACAGCCCCAGTCTCCTTTCGGTAAACTCTTCACATCAGTTGGAAAATATACACCCAAGCGGCAAATGGCGCAAGAAAAAATTGACTTTATAGTTATTCATAATAGAATTTGCGGTCTAGTAGCTTCGCAGTGAAACATTTCACAACGCAAACCAGATCAGATACAGAGTTGGAGTCTCGGTGCCGAAAGACACAATTACAATCGTGCTCATCCAGCCACGAAATTCGATTACACAATCCATTGCACTAAAATTCTTGGAAACCGCATCATAGGGGGATTTCGATGGGAAGGTGATGCCCCCTTCGCGCGGAGGGAGAGAAGAACAAGATGCGGTCCTCAAGCGTATGAGGAAAGGAGAAGGACTGGAGAACGTCACGTCAACGTGAGTCCGGCAGGTGTCGAAGGAGGTCACACCCTGGATCGGAAAACTGGCCTATTTCTCATCCTGCACCTGCACGTACGGGGGTCCAAAGATCCTGCTGGTCCATTCCTTTCCCGACTCCCAGCCCACGCGCATGCATTCCACACCCGAGTAGAGGGAGATGGCCATCATCATCGAGACGAACGCCCACTGCCACCGTTTCCGCAAGCCTGCAAGCAACGGAGCCGCCATTAGCAGCAAAATGGGCATTGCACCAATGAACCATCGGAATCCGTACGCTTCCCCGCCGTAGTTGTTCGTTCGAGTCACGTAGTAATAGGTTAAGACAATCACGCCCAGTCCCCCGCCCAACACCAAAGACCGGTATTTCACGTTAGGGTTGACCACGGCTTTTAGTCCCGCGGCAAGGCCCGCGAGCAGGATCGGATAGAGCGCATACACGCCGCACCGCCCAAAGGTCAGGTGAAAGAGGTAGACGGGTTTGGGCTCGCTGAGTCCGTCTATCCCGAGCGGATGCCGCCAATAGGAGTCCTCGAAGAGATAGGTGATCTTTCGCATCTGCACCGGAAGTGGGCTGCCAGTCACCGCCATCATGATGGCCACGTGAAGTGCCAGCGGAGGCAGAGCCCCCATGAGCACCCAGCTCAGTGTCTGCCTTGGAAAGCGCGTGAGCAGAGAAAGACCGATAAAGAAGACGAACACTCCGAGCGGCATGTCGAGCTCGGGCACAAGCGCTCCAAAGAACCCGAATGCGACGAAGCGCGCCGGAACCGGCGCGAGCTTCTCCGCGGCGAGTCCCAATCCGAAATACGAGGCGACCATCAGGACCCCGGCGGCCGGCACGTGATTGCTAATGCTCGTGCTGAATCCCATGAGTTGCGTTCCGAAGGCCAGAGCGACGAGCAAAACGAGACGGACACCAGGCGGTATGGCGAAGAGTCTCAGCGTCTTCAAGAAGAAGACCAACGTGAGTAGAAAGCTGCCTCCCATGATGGTCACGGTCATGACATCGAGGACACGGCGAGCCTGGGTTTCGTCGTCGAGACTCCATCCTGTTGCCGCGCGTATGGCCAGGAACTCACCGGTCATGATGAGCGGGAGTACGGGAGGTTTGCTGGATATCATGCGGCCACCCCGCACGACACCGTCCTCTTCGATACCGCGAACCATCACTTTGTCGACGGTATAGTCCTCGAACGGATTGGGCGGTTGGCCCTCGGGCCGGTCGATGTACCACGAACCGTCGGTGGTCAGACTGTAGACTGTTGCGAGCCTGCTGTAGGCGTGGTCACCTTGCTTATTGCCTACACCGTAGTAGGCCACAACTGCAAATGCCAGTGCGGCTACGAACCACTCGACAGCATGCCATCCCCGGCGAGCGCCCTCCCCCTGAGGCACCTCGCCCATCAGATGCCCGCCAACCAGACAGGCATAGCGCTTACCTGCCGGTAATCGAGTACCACGCGCGATCCCACCAGCTCGAGTCTTGCTCCTCGGCGGCGACGGCTTGCTCGACTTCCTCTTTCGCAGGTACCCACTCGCCGTTCACGTATTCTTCGGTCTTCTGCGCGACAAAGAGACTTCCCGCGCGCCACCAGCGGCCGTTTCGGAATTCGAAGGTTATCGTTTCCGAGCCTGTATCGCGCAGAAAGTTGTTGTCCGAAACCGCGTCGTCCCGCTTGCGGTACATCTTGGTGGCAAAGCGCTGCTTGTCAATCTTCACGACGGCCGAATACGGGGCTGTCTGCGATTCCTTCTCCTGGATCTCGAGCGTATAGGCGTCGGGACCTTCGGGGTAGACCGAGTACTCTTTGTAGAAATAAGGCTTCCGCTCAATCAGTTTCGCATGCCCTTCGCCACCGGACTGGCCGGAGATCTTGATGTACTCGCTGACCATGCCGCGGAGACGGGCTTCTTGATCCCCGGACGCGACGGGACCGGACGAATCGGTTTGTACTTCCTCGCGCTTTCCGCCTCCCGTGCTGCTGCACGAGGCTATGATTGCGCAAAGGCCGAGCGACAATGCGAAAGTTGTGATGCGATCAATCGTCATGGCGAAAAACACGCCTCCTTCTTTGCAGGGGAAACACTGGGGGGTAATACGTCCAACGACGCCACCCGCGCTTGCTTAGCTCTTCACGGCAGTTGGCATCGTATCACAAGAGCGCCTCCCTCCGCACGGTAGGCGTCCAGGTGGATTACGGAGAAGCTATTTCAGCGCTATTTCGGTTAAACGTGAGGAGACGATTTTGCCGCAGACTATCCTGAACCTGGACGAAGTCCTTCTTGATCTGCATAACCGTGAATCGATCGGCAATCGTATCGCCCACCTTGACCGTAACGGTGTCGGAGGCGTCAGGCTTCTCAAGAACACTCTTCGATTTGTTATTCAGCCGGAAGGTAGCGGAATTCCCGGTAGTCTCAACCAGAGTCATCCGGTAGCTGAAGTATTCCTGGTCCACTTCTTCCTTCAGCGTACGTATGCTCTCGCTGCTGTCGCTCTTAAACGCTTCACCAATCATGGATTGAGCGCGCCTCAGATCTTCTTCTTTCCACGGCTTGGTGTTCAGCATATCGTTGACTGCCGCGACGAGCTTGCGTCGGGCTTCGGATGCAATGAGCTCGTTATCCGGGTGCGGTTCACGACGCAACGCCTTGATGGCTTCCTGCAACGCTTCCACGGGATCCCCGCCTTGCTCCAAAATCGCTTTTGCGGGATTGACGTAGGTCGGCGGCGGCGGTGCGGGCTTTCGTGTCATCACGGCCCAAACGTAGTTACCGCCAAAATACAGAATGATGATCGACGCCACGAGGCCCGCGAACACACCGATCTGCTTAATCCATGTCGGACCCTGATTCACTGGCCTGCGAACGGGAGTGGATGGCTTTGATGGCATGGCCAACTCGGCCAAGGCCCGGCTCTTCTCGTCCAACGATGGAAGACCGTCGCTTACCGAAGGAGCCTTGGAGTCCATCGGCGACTTCTTGCCGACCCATCCCAGAATATTCTTCTTGTTGGGCAATGCATCCGCCGGAGGATTGCTGCTGACTTCCGTTTCCGCGCGAAACGCCTCCATGGCCTCCATGACCGAAGACGAAGGCGCATAGTGGCGGATGGTCTCACCGCCGAGGTCATCTATGGTCAGCGCGCGCGATTCATCCCGCGGACGGCCAACCGGCTCGCCACAGAAACGGCACTTAATTGCCAACGCGCTGATTTCCATGCGGCACGTCGGGCACAGCCGCATTTTCTCATCGCGTTTGCCGCCAGCTTCAGGATTGTCGGACACGCCTAGTCCTCCCACATCGGGCGAGACTCGGAGCCAGGCTCCGGTCACCCCCATTGAATAGCGCCCCTGCGTTCAAGTTGATTTCTAGCCATTCAACCGGAACTGTACCATATCTACAGTAGCGGATATTACGGACAATTGCAAGTTATATCATTCTGATTCAAATTATGAACGGTATTCGCCGTTCTTACCGTTCTCACCCACGCCCCAACACACGAAGCGTTTCGCCGATTACTTGATCCAGATTACACGAATTAGGTTCCATGGTTTTCTCATCTTGCGCGCATCCGCACATGGTGCACTTATACGCCAACCCAGGAACTCCATAGTCCACACGAACATCGTACAGCTTCTCCACCTCGCGCGGTTCCAGGCGGCGCACGTTTCCTAGAAGGCGTGCCGTGAGCAAAGTCTCTGCTGCGTGTTCAATCTTCTCCATTTTGAAGAGGGCATCCCAAACGCTGACACCCACGGTCAATGCACCATGACGATCCATCATCAGGGCGTCGCAATTGCGAATATGCTCGCGCACGACCTCTCCTCCCTCGCGGGTAGCGGGAGTGGCATAGCTCGTCGTCGGCACGCCACCGATGCTGTATACGACCTCAGGAAGCACGCAGTCAGCAAGCGAGACGCCGGCCAGGGTAAACCCAATGGCCTTAGGAGGATGCGCATGGATGACCGCATTTACGTCCGGCCGTTCTTCGTAGGCGGCCAAATGGGTAAAGAACTCCGTCGTGACGCGTCCTGTACCGGCAATCTTCCGTCCCTTCCCGTCGGCAATGAGCAAGTCTCGCGGGTCCATAAACCCCTTCGACACCCCGCTTGGCGTGCATAAATACCGGTCAGGACCCAATTTAGCGCTTATGTTTCCGTCCGTTGCCACCGTCAGGTTCTTTGAGTACATCCGGCGGCCCGCCTCGCAGATCGCCTTCCTCAAATCCAGTTCTGTCATGTCCAAACCATCTCCACGTGGTCCACAATTCCCACAATAACCGTTCTTACAGGAGCTTCAGACTCGCCGTACATGCAACGAGCCGAACTGCCCTCCTGCATAATTAACACCAAATCTCCAATTCCGGCCTGTACCCGGTCCGCAGCCACGAACGTTGAACCGTCTTCCGAGCCGTCCAACTTCAGGGGCTTGACCATAAATGTCTTGATACCCCGATAAAACGAGGGCTTCTGCGTCGAAACGACCTGCGAGACTACGCGAGCGAGCTTCATCCCGTTCCCCCGCTGACCGTCTTGCCAAGGCGGGGCGGTCTGCCAAAACAAACCGCGCACTTCTTTGACACCAAAGTCCCAGTCAGGTTCGTCCCCTTCATGCGGTCACCTCGTCGATAATTGAGATGACGGTCAAGTCCGCAGGGTTGAATTTGTCGGGAAGCAGAAAGGTAGCTTCGCGCCCCTGTGCCATATAGACGTACTCGCCGGCGTTTGCGCCAATGGAATCGCACGCGACGACGGCCTGACCGCAGGGCTCTTTGCGCTCGTTGATGGGTTGGACAAGCAAAAAGCGCACACCTTCAAAAGCGGAGAGCTTCTG is part of the Candidatus Hydrogenedentota bacterium genome and encodes:
- a CDS encoding MCP four helix bundle domain-containing protein; amino-acid sequence: MKLGTKLMVSFLGVAGVAALIGGVGVYNTRRLSDSLGMIGDTSLPSVRLLLTISNKMETQRTANRTLMSVHISKERRKAAVESRDKALVAVHEAWDKYEKLARSAEEERLWQEFKTSFDPWDKDREKYVGMLDAFDKQDILNPDALTGQLEGFRGDHFALLFRTQTLAGGGAVFEGGDDPTACAFGKWAANPGTTNQAVLGLIEKCKPDHAQFHGCVKRVKEAVQAGTSEEAVRIVREEMMPAAEKVVGPDGLGAIKAESKKVLDNLLAISDFAATSMTVKGADLTKALTALLDESETEVDTSVDDAEESAYRGQLVMVTCLAVGLVMAVVLGIIITRSITKPINRIIDSLTSGADQVSSAANQVAQSSQQMAHGASEQASSLEETSASLEEMASMTRQNADSSNQARTMSQQSRNGAERGSEATTRMNSAIQQIRVSSEATAKILKTIDEIAFQTNLLALNAAVEAARAGEAGKGFAVVAEEVRNLAQRCAEAARNTASLVEEAQKNAEHGVTVSGEVAEILGVIVGHAQKVEQLINEVSAASTEQTQGIDQINTAVAQMDKVTQANAANSEEAAAASEELSAQAANLVDIVGDLAKIVGTSQNGTKHSRGSAPSKKHPQTPPARRALTHPPVSSFSERREPRKLVAAVGSNGNVHNPEEVIPLDDNDMSDF
- a CDS encoding EutN/CcmL family microcompartment protein, which translates into the protein MIPGQVVGRLVATQKLSAFEGVRFLLVQPINERKEPCGQAVVACDSIGANAGEYVYMAQGREATFLLPDKFNPADLTVISIIDEVTA
- a CDS encoding EutN/CcmL family microcompartment protein gives rise to the protein MKLARVVSQVVSTQKPSFYRGIKTFMVKPLKLDGSEDGSTFVAADRVQAGIGDLVLIMQEGSSARCMYGESEAPVRTVIVGIVDHVEMVWT
- a CDS encoding class II aldolase/adducin family protein produces the protein MTELDLRKAICEAGRRMYSKNLTVATDGNISAKLGPDRYLCTPSGVSKGFMDPRDLLIADGKGRKIAGTGRVTTEFFTHLAAYEERPDVNAVIHAHPPKAIGFTLAGVSLADCVLPEVVYSIGGVPTTSYATPATREGGEVVREHIRNCDALMMDRHGALTVGVSVWDALFKMEKIEHAAETLLTARLLGNVRRLEPREVEKLYDVRVDYGVPGLAYKCTMCGCAQDEKTMEPNSCNLDQVIGETLRVLGRG